The following nucleotide sequence is from Helicobacter pylori NQ4053.
GCTCCCTCACGGTTCCTGATTGTACTGGTGTACCGCCGGTGGCCATGACGTTATAAGAAGCCCTAACGCCTAGAGTGTTAGAAAAGCGATTGATGATTTCGCTTAACGCCCCAATCCCTGTGCCAGCGCTCGTAGAAATGCGCACGGTTTCAATCTTATAATCGTTCACGCCATTGACTTGTTTGAAATTCAATCCCACTTCAGTCAAGTTTTGTGCCGCTGCGCTAGCGAGCATGCCTTCACCGCTAAAAGAAGAGGTTTCCATGCGCACATGCCCAATCTTATCTGAGCTCGTTGAGCCAATGGACGCCTTAACCGTGGTGTTAGAATACGCGCCAATTTGAAATTCTTTGTTAGAAAAACTTCCTGAAAGCATTTGTTGGCCGTTAAAGCTTGTGGTGTTAGCGATATTGTCCAGTTCTTCTAACAACCTTTGAATATCGCTCTGGAGCGCTCTTCGGCTTTCTAAAGTTTGCCCGTCTTGAGCGGCTTGAACGGCTTTGGTTTTAATGGTGTCTAAGATTTTGATTTGCTCATCCATCGCTTTATCAGCGGTTTGAACCATACCAATAGCGTCATTAGCGTTGCGGATCGCTTGACCCAAATTCGCGCTTTGACTCCTTAAGCTATCAGCGATCGCCATCCCACTAGAATCATCAGCGGCTTTATTGATCCTAAGCCCTGAGCTTAACTTTTCAAGCGAGCTTGAAAGGTCTCTGTTGTTTTGAACCCCTACCGCATGAGAAGTTAAAGCGGCGATATTGGTATTTATCCTAAAACTCATGTTTGCATCCTTTGCATAGATATTTGCTGTTAGTCAAGCAAAGGGTGTTCCAACTCTTTGATTTTTAGCGCCGTTATAGTTTTTATGGTTTAATGAATCGTTTAGTCAAAATTCTATGCTACAATCATTCATTAATAGGTATAAACATTTTATTAAAGGCGTTCAATGAAGCACCTTATTATCGTAGAATCCCCCGCAAAAGCCAAAACAATTAAAAATTTTTTGGATAAAAATTACGAAGTCATTGCCTCTAAAGGGCATGTTAGGGATTTATCCAAATTCGCTTTAGGCATTAAGATTGATGAAACAGGCTTCACTCCTAATTATGTCGTGGATAAAGACCATAAAGAGCTTGTCAAACAGATCATAGAGCTTTCTAAAAAAGCATCTATTACTTATATCGCTACCGATGAAGACAGAGAGGGGGAAGCGATAGGCTATCATGTGGCATGTTTGATTGGGGGGAAATTGGAGAGCTATCCTAGGATTGTTTTTCATGAGATCACGCAAAATGCGATTTTAAACGCCCTAAAAACCCCACGACAAATTGACATGT
It contains:
- a CDS encoding flagellin B, whose product is MSFRINTNIAALTSHAVGVQNNRDLSSSLEKLSSGLRINKAADDSSGMAIADSLRSQSANLGQAIRNANDAIGMVQTADKAMDEQIKILDTIKTKAVQAAQDGQTLESRRALQSDIQRLLEELDNIANTTSFNGQQMLSGSFSNKEFQIGAYSNTTVKASIGSTSSDKIGHVRMETSSFSGEGMLASAAAQNLTEVGLNFKQVNGVNDYKIETVRISTSAGTGIGALSEIINRFSNTLGVRASYNVMATGGTPVQSGTVRELTINGVEIGTVNDVHKNDADGRLTNAINSVKDRTGVEASLDIQGRINLHSIDGRAISVHAASASGQVFGGGNFAGISGTQHAVIGRLTLTRTDARDIIVSGVNFSHVGFHSAQGVAEYTVNLRAVRGIFDANVASAAGANANGAQAETNSQGIGAGVTSLKGAMIVMDMADSARTQLDKIRSDMGSVQMELVTTINNISVTQVNVKAAESQIRDVDFAEESANFSKYNILAQSGSFAMAQANAVQQNVLRLLQ